A region of Streptomyces sp. NBC_01788 DNA encodes the following proteins:
- a CDS encoding cytidine deaminase — protein sequence MTTQTHPLDHELIEAAAHVARTRCRGDNHTMAAAARARDGRIVTAVNAYHFTGGPCAELVLIGTAAAQGAYELDTIVAVGDRDRGVVPPCGRCRQVLLDYFPALKVIVGGGDRVRTVLITDLLPESYVWADHQLDDGETAPLGTG from the coding sequence ATGACCACGCAGACCCACCCCCTCGACCATGAACTCATCGAGGCCGCGGCCCACGTCGCTCGTACACGCTGCCGGGGCGACAACCACACCATGGCAGCCGCGGCCCGCGCCCGGGACGGCCGGATCGTCACCGCGGTGAACGCCTACCACTTCACCGGAGGGCCCTGTGCCGAGTTGGTCCTCATCGGCACTGCGGCCGCCCAGGGCGCCTACGAGCTGGACACGATCGTCGCCGTCGGCGACCGCGACCGAGGGGTCGTTCCCCCGTGCGGCCGGTGCCGTCAGGTCCTTCTCGACTACTTCCCCGCCCTCAAGGTCATCGTCGGCGGGGGCGACCGCGTCCGAACCGTCCTCATCACCGACTTGCTGCCCGAAAGCTACGTCTGGGCCGACCACCAGCTCGACGACGGGGAAACCGCGCCACTCGGCACGGGCTGA
- a CDS encoding GNAT family N-acetyltransferase: MRSPGVHLREITDDNRDAVRALRVRRDQKQFVASVSWSLKEAAKTPEANPWYRALYRGDEPVGFVMLSWKPPTGPFEGRHFIWRLLVDKRHQGRGIGRDALTQIADLVRADGGTELLTSYESGDGEPEPFYRKFGFEPTGETYDGETVLRLTLPTNAGDG; encoded by the coding sequence ATGAGGTCCCCAGGCGTGCACCTACGGGAGATCACCGACGACAACCGGGATGCCGTTCGTGCCCTGCGCGTCCGCCGTGACCAGAAGCAGTTCGTCGCCTCCGTGTCCTGGTCGCTCAAGGAGGCGGCGAAGACGCCCGAGGCCAATCCCTGGTACCGGGCCCTGTACCGCGGCGACGAGCCGGTCGGCTTCGTGATGCTGTCCTGGAAGCCGCCGACGGGTCCTTTCGAAGGACGGCACTTCATCTGGCGCCTCCTCGTCGACAAGCGGCACCAGGGGCGAGGGATCGGCCGGGACGCGCTCACGCAGATCGCCGACCTGGTTCGCGCGGACGGCGGCACCGAGCTGCTGACCAGCTACGAGTCCGGCGACGGCGAACCGGAGCCCTTCTACCGGAAGTTCGGGTTCGAGCCCACCGGGGAGACCTACGACGGCGAGACCGTTCTGCGGCTCACCCTGCCCACGAACGCCGGGGACGGATGA
- a CDS encoding trimeric intracellular cation channel family protein, whose product MSASPIPAGMAVATRYLDLAGVFSCALLGGAVARTAGLDLFGFLVVGIISGLGGGVIRDVLLQHGTPVALTDYAYLPTAIAGSVVVFLLKISEASWTRLFTALDAAVLGFWAVTGVNKTLAVGLGWLPAVLLGTVTAVGGGALRDVVLGRVPAVFGGNGLYATVAIAVAGVTVLCVYLGVPAIGAGLGITLALAFRLSAVRFGWNLPNSLDWQPRSTMAATLRHGTGTAARKGKEDQSHPRKESS is encoded by the coding sequence ATGTCGGCTTCCCCGATCCCCGCCGGAATGGCGGTCGCGACGCGCTATCTCGACCTCGCCGGTGTCTTCTCGTGCGCGCTGCTGGGGGGCGCCGTGGCCCGCACGGCCGGCCTGGACCTGTTCGGGTTCCTGGTGGTGGGCATCATCTCCGGTCTGGGCGGAGGCGTGATCAGGGACGTGCTGCTGCAGCACGGCACACCGGTCGCGCTGACCGACTACGCCTACCTGCCGACCGCCATCGCCGGCTCCGTGGTGGTCTTTCTCCTCAAGATCAGTGAGGCGTCCTGGACCCGGCTCTTCACCGCCCTCGACGCCGCCGTCCTCGGGTTCTGGGCGGTCACCGGGGTCAACAAGACCCTCGCCGTGGGGCTGGGATGGCTTCCGGCGGTCCTCCTGGGCACCGTGACCGCCGTCGGCGGCGGCGCCCTGCGCGATGTCGTCCTCGGCCGCGTGCCGGCCGTCTTCGGGGGCAACGGTCTGTACGCCACCGTAGCCATCGCGGTCGCCGGAGTCACGGTGCTCTGCGTGTACCTCGGCGTGCCGGCCATCGGTGCCGGCCTGGGCATCACCCTGGCCCTGGCCTTCCGGCTCAGCGCCGTGCGGTTCGGCTGGAATCTGCCCAACAGCCTGGACTGGCAGCCCCGTTCCACGATGGCCGCGACACTGCGGCACGGCACCGGCACCGCCGCCCGGAAAGGGAAAGAAGACCAGTCCCACCCGCGCAAGGAGTCGTCGTGA
- a CDS encoding maltokinase N-terminal cap-like domain-containing protein, translating to MAFIHHTTMTPTKLELLTEWLPKQNWYLGDANTPELSKAGGFRLDDPEGAVGIEFMVVVDAAAQEPVAYLVPMGYRDTALEGVPGETLIGTSEHGVLGTRWIYDGVHDPVVMAQLRALLRGEAVPQHQSESDTPDPTVTVHGTGPDDGLDVHINRVLRPAEAAQRSSGSLVAGWTWPNGTIARSVFAAMTPQ from the coding sequence ATGGCCTTCATCCATCACACCACCATGACGCCGACCAAGCTGGAACTGCTCACCGAGTGGCTGCCCAAGCAGAACTGGTACTTGGGCGACGCGAACACGCCGGAACTGTCCAAGGCCGGTGGGTTCCGCCTGGACGATCCGGAGGGCGCGGTCGGGATCGAGTTCATGGTCGTGGTGGACGCCGCCGCGCAGGAGCCGGTGGCGTATCTCGTGCCGATGGGCTACCGCGATACGGCGCTGGAGGGCGTCCCGGGGGAGACCCTGATCGGCACCTCCGAGCATGGGGTGCTGGGCACTCGGTGGATCTACGACGGCGTCCACGACCCGGTGGTGATGGCGCAGTTGCGCGCCCTCCTGCGCGGCGAGGCGGTGCCGCAGCACCAGAGCGAGAGCGACACCCCTGACCCGACCGTCACCGTGCACGGCACCGGCCCTGACGACGGGCTCGACGTGCACATCAACCGCGTCCTGCGGCCGGCGGAGGCCGCGCAGAGGTCGTCCGGAAGCCTCGTCGCCGGGTGGACCTGGCCGAACGGAACGATCGCACGGAGCGTATTCGCGGCCATGACGCCGCAGTAG
- a CDS encoding M20 family metallopeptidase, with product MTDRNAAVLSGLAGIRSDLEDLYRDLHRHPELGLREHRTAKKASDALRDLGYEVTDGIGGTGVIGVLANGDGPTVMARADMDALPVREQTGLPYASTVTLTGPDGTEQPVMHACGHDVHVTALLGCAQLMNRAKDAWRGTFVALFQPSEENGDGAQAMIDDGLTARAPRPDVVLAQHVLPYPAGYVGTRPGSFLSAADSLRVTVHGRGAHGSMPQAAVDPVVMAAMIVVRLQTIVSRELAAITPAVVTVGSIHAGTGPNVIPDSAVIELNVRTYDDATRTQVLKAIERIVRTESEASGSPKAPEIERTAAFPPTVNDEETTRRVAEAFAAHFGDDAHTIDLQTASEDMSEIPQAFGVPFTYWGIGGIDAELYAEAAKKGTVAQDVPVNHSPAFAPVVQPTLDTGVSAMTVAALAWLGS from the coding sequence GTGACCGACCGGAACGCTGCGGTACTGTCCGGCCTCGCCGGTATCCGCTCCGATCTCGAGGACCTTTACCGGGACCTGCACAGGCATCCCGAACTCGGCCTGCGCGAGCACCGCACGGCGAAGAAGGCGTCCGACGCCCTGCGGGATCTCGGTTACGAGGTCACCGACGGCATCGGCGGCACGGGCGTGATCGGCGTACTGGCCAACGGCGACGGACCCACCGTCATGGCCCGCGCGGACATGGACGCCCTCCCGGTACGCGAACAGACCGGTCTGCCCTACGCCTCCACCGTGACCCTGACCGGTCCGGACGGCACCGAGCAGCCGGTCATGCACGCCTGCGGGCACGATGTGCACGTGACCGCCCTGCTCGGCTGCGCACAGCTGATGAATCGGGCCAAGGACGCCTGGCGCGGTACCTTCGTGGCGCTGTTCCAGCCCTCGGAGGAGAACGGCGACGGCGCCCAGGCCATGATCGACGACGGTCTCACGGCAAGGGCGCCCCGGCCCGACGTGGTACTCGCCCAGCACGTCCTGCCCTATCCGGCCGGCTACGTCGGCACCCGTCCGGGGTCCTTCCTGTCGGCCGCGGACAGCCTGCGCGTCACCGTCCACGGCCGAGGGGCCCACGGCTCCATGCCCCAGGCAGCGGTCGACCCCGTGGTGATGGCCGCCATGATCGTGGTGCGCCTGCAGACCATCGTGTCCCGGGAACTCGCCGCCATCACCCCCGCCGTCGTCACCGTGGGCAGCATCCACGCCGGCACCGGTCCCAACGTCATCCCCGACAGCGCCGTCATCGAACTCAACGTCCGCACCTACGACGATGCGACGCGCACCCAGGTGCTGAAGGCGATCGAGCGCATCGTCCGGACCGAGAGCGAGGCGTCCGGTTCGCCGAAGGCACCCGAGATCGAACGAACGGCGGCCTTCCCGCCCACCGTCAACGACGAGGAGACGACCCGGCGCGTCGCCGAGGCGTTCGCGGCCCACTTCGGCGACGACGCGCACACCATCGACCTGCAGACCGCCAGCGAGGACATGAGCGAGATCCCGCAAGCGTTCGGCGTGCCGTTCACCTACTGGGGCATCGGAGGCATCGACGCCGAGCTGTACGCCGAGGCCGCCAAGAAGGGCACCGTCGCCCAGGACGTCCCGGTCAACCACAGCCCGGCCTTCGCCCCCGTCGTCCAACCGACCCTGGACACCGGCGTCAGCGCCATGACGGTGGCCGCCCTCGCCTGGCTCGGCAGCTGA
- a CDS encoding DUF5707 domain-containing protein — MSRRVALSVVAGVALLGGAGAFALAQAGEQTPALGHSTARYSAPEGDRDGSLVFVTDVTASSGVKSVKVLAWPQHSSFAEKGLTAKDMAAAETAVCKPAGQDTVRCTYTVRVADADAKSSPRGAWHVAVLATAKDGTTTLDTKAADFTVR; from the coding sequence ATGTCCCGACGTGTTGCTCTGTCCGTCGTCGCCGGTGTCGCTCTCCTCGGTGGCGCCGGTGCGTTCGCTCTCGCCCAAGCCGGGGAGCAGACCCCGGCGCTGGGGCACAGCACCGCCCGCTACTCCGCTCCCGAGGGGGACCGCGACGGCTCGCTGGTCTTCGTCACCGACGTCACGGCGTCCTCCGGTGTCAAGAGCGTGAAGGTGCTGGCCTGGCCGCAGCACTCGTCCTTCGCCGAGAAGGGGCTGACCGCCAAGGACATGGCCGCCGCGGAGACGGCCGTCTGCAAGCCCGCCGGCCAGGACACCGTGCGCTGCACCTACACCGTCCGGGTCGCCGACGCCGACGCCAAGTCGTCCCCGCGCGGTGCCTGGCACGTGGCCGTCCTGGCCACCGCGAAGGACGGCACCACGACACTGGACACCAAGGCGGCCGACTTCACCGTCCGGTGA
- a CDS encoding amino acid ABC transporter permease translates to MSDAIGTAGAEVRPRRRRLTRSRRRALSRGVQYAVFVAAVIAFAVTADWGRLGNQFAQADIARRMFPDVITLALKNTVLFTVTGFVVGLVLGMVIALMRLSSVGPYRWVAGVYIEIFRGLPALLIFIFVGVAVPLAFPGTEIIGGTYGKVALALGLVSAAYMAETIRAGIQAVPKGQMEAARSLGFSPARAMVSIIVPQAFRIILPPLTNELVLLFKDSSLVLFLGVTLEERELSKFGRDLASQTANSTPILVAGLCYLLVTIPLGFVVRRMEAKAQGAVK, encoded by the coding sequence ATGAGCGACGCCATCGGCACCGCCGGCGCCGAGGTCCGGCCCCGTAGAAGGCGTCTGACCAGGAGTCGGCGGCGCGCCCTCTCGCGCGGCGTGCAGTACGCCGTCTTCGTCGCCGCCGTGATCGCCTTCGCGGTCACGGCCGACTGGGGCCGGCTGGGCAACCAGTTCGCCCAGGCGGACATCGCGCGGCGGATGTTCCCGGACGTCATCACCCTGGCGCTGAAGAACACCGTGCTGTTCACCGTGACCGGCTTCGTCGTCGGCCTGGTCCTCGGCATGGTCATCGCGCTGATGCGGCTGTCGTCCGTGGGCCCCTACCGCTGGGTCGCCGGCGTCTACATCGAGATCTTCCGCGGTCTGCCCGCCCTGCTGATCTTCATCTTCGTCGGTGTGGCCGTGCCACTGGCCTTCCCCGGCACGGAGATCATCGGGGGAACTTACGGCAAGGTGGCTCTCGCGCTCGGACTGGTCTCGGCCGCGTACATGGCGGAGACGATCCGCGCCGGCATCCAGGCCGTGCCCAAGGGGCAGATGGAGGCGGCCCGTTCGCTGGGCTTCTCGCCGGCCCGGGCCATGGTCTCCATCATCGTTCCGCAGGCGTTCCGCATCATCCTCCCGCCGCTCACCAACGAACTGGTCCTGCTCTTCAAGGACTCCTCGCTGGTGCTGTTCCTCGGCGTCACGCTGGAGGAGCGCGAACTGTCCAAGTTCGGCCGGGACCTGGCCAGCCAGACCGCCAACTCCACGCCGATCCTGGTCGCGGGCCTGTGCTATCTGCTGGTCACGATCCCGCTCGGATTCGTGGTGCGCCGTATGGAGGCCAAGGCCCAGGGAGCCGTCAAGTGA
- a CDS encoding amino acid ABC transporter ATP-binding protein — MSTVPEILVRGLHKSFGDNQVLRGIDLEIGQGEVVCVIGPSGSGKSTLLRCVNLLEEPTEGQVFVGGTEVTDPDVDIDAVRRRIGMVFQQFNLFPHLTVTENLTLPQRRVLGRGKARATEIAAENLGRVGLSEKADAYPASLSGGQQQRVAIARALAMGPEVMLFDEPTSALDPELVGDVLAVMRMLADEGMTMMVVTHEMSFAREVADRVAFMDGGVIVEDGTPARVIGNPAHERTRHFLSRLLDPAKAQVEEDKADRAGASG; from the coding sequence GTGAGCACTGTCCCCGAGATACTCGTCCGCGGCCTGCACAAGTCCTTCGGTGACAACCAGGTGCTGCGCGGCATCGATCTGGAGATCGGCCAGGGTGAGGTGGTCTGTGTCATCGGGCCCTCCGGCTCCGGCAAGTCGACCCTGCTGCGCTGTGTGAACCTCCTGGAGGAGCCCACCGAGGGGCAGGTCTTCGTCGGCGGCACCGAGGTGACCGACCCCGATGTGGACATCGACGCCGTACGCCGTCGTATCGGCATGGTGTTCCAGCAGTTCAACCTCTTCCCGCACCTGACGGTGACCGAGAACCTCACGCTGCCGCAGCGCCGGGTCCTCGGTCGGGGCAAGGCGCGGGCAACGGAGATCGCCGCCGAGAACCTGGGGCGTGTCGGCCTGTCCGAGAAGGCGGACGCCTATCCCGCCTCGCTCTCCGGTGGTCAGCAGCAGCGTGTCGCCATCGCCCGCGCGCTCGCCATGGGCCCCGAGGTGATGCTCTTCGACGAGCCGACCTCCGCGCTCGATCCCGAGCTGGTGGGTGACGTCCTCGCCGTGATGCGCATGCTCGCCGACGAGGGCATGACGATGATGGTCGTCACCCATGAGATGAGCTTCGCGCGGGAGGTCGCCGACCGGGTCGCCTTCATGGACGGCGGGGTGATCGTCGAGGACGGCACACCGGCCCGGGTCATCGGTAACCCCGCTCATGAACGCACCCGGCACTTCCTGTCCCGGCTCCTGGATCCCGCGAAGGCGCAGGTCGAGGAGGACAAGGCGGACCGGGCGGGCGCGAGCGGGTAG
- a CDS encoding xanthine dehydrogenase family protein molybdopterin-binding subunit, protein MSTVESRPLVGAGINRVDGPRKVTGTAPYPMDFSVPGQAYGAVVQSTVAAGRIVRMHTGAAEQSPGVLSVLTHENAPEVATGPATVLGEPTPSPLRSDRILHHGQHIAFVVAETPEQAAAAARLVRADYEASEPLLDLQDPRAEQLANPWGTDHSRGDAAAALRRAEVTLRATYTTADNTHNPLGLFATLAVWEGDTLTVHDTSQWPSGVRTTLATVFGIPESSVRVLVPYVGGGFGAALRVWPHVILTAMAARMLNRPVKLVLTRPQMFTSVGHRPSGLQWLAVGATRDGELIALDHRSLSSLSMEGSDYEPFASGTAFAYQCPHVTTRDRQARLNIALPTSMRAPAAAQGNFALESALDELACTLRMDPLDLRLRNHTDVDPRNGLPWSGKALLECYEAGARRFGWSDRDPEPCSMREGNWLIGYGMASALFPYFAQPCTAQATIHSDGSALVRSAATDIGTGTYTVMAQLAAEELGLPLDLVRFDLGDSDMPHSMMAGGSGLTGALGNAVHNACRQLMRSFAGLAHGDADSPLRGASPDDVESTGGRLHLAGRPDRGEPYADILARHGLSELTANGNSTPPSATELGMSLAGAYGATFAEVRVDADLGLIRVTRVVSAIDGGRILNAKTARSQIIGGIVGGIGMTLYEDTTTDPRTGRVTNATLADYLVAVNADIPELDVVFVGDADHATPTGTKGVGEVGLVGIAPALANAVHHATGKRLRELPITPDNLL, encoded by the coding sequence ATGAGCACCGTCGAGAGCAGGCCGCTGGTCGGCGCGGGCATCAACCGGGTCGACGGCCCGCGCAAGGTCACCGGCACGGCCCCGTACCCCATGGACTTCAGCGTCCCCGGCCAGGCCTACGGCGCCGTGGTGCAGAGCACCGTCGCCGCGGGCCGGATCGTCCGTATGCACACCGGGGCCGCGGAGCAGTCCCCGGGCGTGCTCTCGGTCCTGACCCACGAGAACGCCCCCGAGGTCGCCACGGGACCGGCGACGGTGCTCGGGGAGCCGACGCCCTCACCCCTGCGGAGCGACCGGATCCTCCACCACGGACAGCACATCGCCTTCGTGGTGGCCGAGACCCCGGAGCAGGCCGCCGCCGCGGCACGGCTGGTGCGGGCCGACTACGAGGCCTCGGAGCCGCTGCTGGACCTCCAGGACCCCCGGGCCGAGCAACTCGCGAACCCGTGGGGGACGGACCACTCGCGCGGCGACGCCGCCGCGGCGCTGCGGAGGGCGGAGGTGACCCTCCGGGCCACATACACCACGGCGGACAACACCCACAACCCGCTCGGGCTGTTCGCCACCCTGGCCGTGTGGGAGGGCGACACCCTCACCGTCCACGACACCAGCCAGTGGCCGTCGGGGGTTCGCACCACCCTCGCCACGGTCTTCGGCATCCCGGAGAGCTCGGTGCGGGTGCTGGTCCCGTACGTCGGCGGGGGCTTCGGCGCCGCGCTGCGCGTGTGGCCGCACGTGATCCTGACCGCCATGGCCGCGCGCATGCTCAACCGCCCGGTCAAGCTGGTCCTGACCCGGCCGCAGATGTTCACCTCCGTCGGCCACCGCCCCAGCGGCCTGCAGTGGCTGGCCGTCGGCGCCACTCGCGACGGCGAACTGATCGCCCTCGACCACCGCAGCCTCAGCTCCCTGAGCATGGAGGGCAGCGACTACGAGCCGTTCGCCTCGGGAACCGCCTTCGCCTATCAGTGCCCCCACGTGACCACACGGGACCGGCAGGCGCGGCTCAACATCGCCCTGCCGACATCCATGCGCGCCCCGGCCGCGGCACAGGGCAACTTCGCGCTGGAGTCGGCGCTCGACGAACTGGCCTGCACCCTGCGCATGGACCCCCTGGACCTGCGGTTGCGCAACCACACGGATGTCGACCCGCGCAACGGACTGCCCTGGTCGGGCAAGGCGCTCCTGGAGTGCTACGAGGCCGGCGCCCGCCGCTTCGGCTGGTCCGACCGCGACCCCGAACCGTGCTCCATGCGCGAGGGGAACTGGCTCATCGGCTACGGCATGGCAAGCGCGCTGTTTCCCTACTTCGCACAGCCCTGCACGGCGCAGGCCACCATCCACAGCGACGGCAGCGCGCTGGTGCGCAGCGCGGCGACCGACATCGGGACCGGCACGTACACCGTGATGGCCCAACTCGCCGCCGAGGAACTGGGTCTGCCCCTGGACCTGGTCCGCTTCGACCTGGGCGACTCGGACATGCCGCACTCGATGATGGCGGGCGGCTCCGGCCTGACCGGCGCGCTGGGCAACGCCGTTCACAACGCCTGCCGGCAACTGATGCGCTCGTTCGCGGGGCTCGCGCACGGCGACGCCGACTCGCCTCTGCGGGGCGCGTCCCCCGACGACGTGGAGTCCACCGGTGGACGGCTCCACCTCGCGGGGCGCCCCGACCGCGGGGAGCCGTACGCCGACATCCTCGCCCGGCACGGGTTGTCCGAACTCACGGCGAACGGGAACAGCACCCCGCCGTCCGCCACCGAACTGGGCATGTCCCTCGCCGGCGCGTACGGCGCGACGTTCGCGGAAGTCCGCGTCGACGCCGACCTCGGCCTCATCCGGGTCACGCGGGTGGTCTCCGCCATCGACGGCGGCCGCATCCTCAACGCGAAGACCGCCAGGAGCCAGATCATCGGCGGCATCGTCGGCGGCATCGGCATGACCCTCTACGAGGACACCACAACCGACCCGCGCACCGGACGCGTCACCAACGCCACGCTCGCCGACTACCTCGTCGCCGTGAACGCCGACATACCCGAACTCGACGTGGTCTTCGTCGGCGATGCCGACCACGCCACCCCGACCGGCACCAAAGGCGTCGGCGAGGTCGGCCTCGTCGGCATCGCACCCGCGCTTGCCAACGCCGTCCACCACGCCACCGGAAAACGCCTCCGCGAACTGCCGATCACCCCCGACAACCTCCTCTGA
- a CDS encoding FAD binding domain-containing protein: MRAFDYVRATNTQEAVQLLADDPAASCLAGGTTQLDLMKDGVLEPPRLIDITRLPLHGIERRGDRLHVGALASMEELAADATVAQRLPMVRESLLQGASVQLRNMATIGGNLLQRTRCRYFRDPTVAECNKRAPGSGCAAVQGVARMHAVLGVSERCIALHASDLAVALVALDAVVNIQGVSARRTVPLTEFYLTADESPERENVLEHAELITEVEIPLPPPTARSGYLKVRERASYEFALTSAAVMLVMDGGTIRQARIGLGGVGSKPWRAYEAEHALTGAPATTATFQDAAGATMRDAWTVPGTAFKVPLARRTLVRQLQTVSGVQE; this comes from the coding sequence ATGCGCGCCTTTGACTACGTCCGGGCCACCAACACCCAGGAGGCGGTGCAGCTGCTGGCGGACGACCCGGCGGCGTCCTGCCTGGCGGGCGGCACGACACAACTCGACCTGATGAAGGACGGGGTCCTGGAGCCGCCGCGGCTGATCGACATCACCCGGCTTCCGCTGCACGGCATCGAGCGCCGCGGCGACCGCCTCCACGTGGGGGCGCTCGCCAGCATGGAGGAACTGGCCGCCGACGCCACGGTGGCCCAGCGGCTGCCCATGGTGCGCGAGTCCCTGCTGCAGGGCGCCTCGGTGCAGCTGCGGAACATGGCCACCATCGGAGGCAACCTGCTGCAGCGCACCCGCTGCCGCTACTTCCGCGACCCGACGGTCGCCGAGTGCAACAAGCGCGCACCGGGCTCCGGCTGCGCCGCGGTGCAGGGCGTGGCGCGTATGCACGCCGTGCTCGGCGTGAGCGAGCGGTGCATCGCGCTGCACGCCTCCGACCTCGCCGTCGCCCTGGTGGCGCTCGACGCGGTCGTGAACATCCAGGGGGTCTCCGCGCGTCGCACGGTGCCGCTGACGGAGTTCTACCTGACGGCCGACGAAAGCCCCGAGCGGGAGAACGTTCTGGAGCACGCCGAACTGATCACCGAGGTCGAGATCCCGCTGCCGCCGCCGACCGCCCGGTCGGGCTACCTCAAGGTCCGCGAGCGGGCGTCGTACGAGTTCGCCCTCACCTCGGCCGCGGTGATGCTCGTCATGGACGGCGGCACGATCCGCCAGGCCCGTATCGGGCTGGGCGGGGTCGGGTCGAAGCCCTGGCGGGCCTACGAGGCCGAGCACGCGCTGACCGGCGCGCCGGCCACGACGGCCACATTCCAGGACGCGGCCGGGGCCACGATGCGCGATGCCTGGACCGTCCCGGGCACGGCGTTCAAGGTGCCGCTCGCCCGGCGCACCCTGGTGCGCCAGTTGCAGACCGTCTCGGGAGTGCAGGAGTGA
- a CDS encoding (2Fe-2S)-binding protein — MRDVASERDADGRPAVTERVVTLTVNGRSHTLRLDTRVTLLDALRDRLGLVGTKKGCDQGACGACTVHLDGRRVLACLTLAAQAEGRAITTIEGVSGADGPHPVQQAFMEHDGFQCGFCTPGQIMSAVALLAEGRAGSDEEIREFMSGNLCRCGAYPNIVAAIREAASVGGPDARL; from the coding sequence ATGAGGGACGTGGCGAGCGAACGGGACGCGGACGGCCGTCCCGCGGTCACCGAGCGGGTCGTGACACTCACCGTGAACGGCCGATCGCACACCCTGCGCCTGGACACCCGGGTCACCCTGCTGGACGCCCTGCGGGACCGGCTGGGCCTGGTGGGCACGAAGAAGGGCTGCGACCAGGGTGCCTGCGGCGCGTGCACGGTCCACCTGGACGGCAGGAGAGTGCTCGCCTGCCTGACCCTGGCGGCCCAGGCCGAGGGCCGGGCGATCACCACCATCGAGGGCGTCTCCGGCGCCGACGGACCGCATCCGGTGCAGCAGGCGTTCATGGAGCACGACGGCTTCCAGTGCGGCTTCTGCACGCCGGGGCAGATCATGTCCGCGGTGGCGTTGTTGGCCGAGGGCCGGGCCGGCTCCGACGAGGAGATCCGGGAGTTCATGAGCGGCAACCTGTGCCGTTGCGGCGCCTATCCCAACATCGTGGCCGCGATACGCGAGGCGGCGTCCGTAGGAGGCCCCGATGCGCGCCTTTGA
- a CDS encoding transporter substrate-binding domain-containing protein translates to MNTLLGRRVRILAAITATAGAVLVAGCTSSGSGGAGKSADGGVDLVKAGRLTTCTHLPYPPFQSEIDGKVQGFDVSLIDLVAKDLGVKQQILDTPFENFKTGAFLNSGECDLAAAGMTITAERKKNVDFSDPYFDATQAVLVDKKSGVTSLADVKAKGKKLGAQAQTTGEDYVRGQGFDPVSFESSDAVLNGLRTGQVQAVVIDYPMVQGWLKDKANADAFKVVGNLDTGEQYGFTVKKGNSELVAAVNKAIKNAKADGTYQKLYEQWIGPYTPSAASPSAS, encoded by the coding sequence GTGAACACGCTCCTCGGACGCCGGGTCCGTATCCTGGCCGCCATCACCGCAACAGCCGGAGCGGTGCTCGTGGCAGGCTGCACGTCGAGCGGCAGCGGCGGCGCGGGCAAGTCGGCCGACGGCGGGGTCGACCTCGTCAAGGCAGGCCGGCTCACGACCTGTACGCATCTGCCGTACCCGCCCTTCCAGTCGGAGATCGACGGCAAGGTCCAGGGCTTCGACGTCTCCCTGATCGACCTGGTCGCCAAGGACCTCGGGGTGAAGCAGCAGATCCTCGACACGCCTTTCGAGAACTTCAAGACCGGCGCGTTCCTCAACTCCGGCGAGTGCGATCTGGCCGCCGCGGGCATGACCATCACCGCCGAGCGCAAGAAGAACGTCGACTTCTCCGACCCGTACTTCGACGCCACCCAGGCCGTCCTGGTCGACAAGAAGAGCGGCGTCACGTCCCTGGCCGATGTGAAGGCCAAGGGCAAAAAGCTCGGTGCCCAGGCTCAGACCACCGGGGAGGACTATGTGCGGGGGCAGGGCTTCGACCCCGTCTCCTTCGAGTCCTCCGACGCCGTCCTCAACGGCCTGCGCACCGGACAGGTCCAGGCGGTCGTCATCGACTACCCGATGGTCCAGGGCTGGCTCAAGGACAAGGCCAACGCCGACGCCTTCAAGGTGGTCGGCAACCTCGACACCGGTGAGCAGTACGGCTTCACGGTGAAGAAGGGCAACTCCGAACTCGTCGCCGCGGTCAACAAGGCGATCAAGAACGCGAAGGCCGACGGCACCTACCAGAAGCTGTACGAGCAGTGGATCGGCCCGTACACCCCGTCCGCCGCCTCGCCGTCCGCCTCATGA